The sequence below is a genomic window from Buchnera aphidicola (Sitobion avenae).
TTTAGATGCAATAATAACAGCTGTAGGCATGGTCAATCAGCTATTAATTATGATGATAGCAGTAATATTAGCAACTATGCTTATGTTGTTAGCATCAAAAGCATTGACTAACTTTATTAATCTTCATCAAACAGTTGTAGTACTATGTCTTAGTTTTTTATTAATGATTGGTTTTAGTTTAATTACAGAAGCTTTGAGATTTTGTATTCCAAAAGGATATTTATATGCTGCCATTGGTTTTTCTGTTTTAATCGAAATTTTTAATCAGATAGCACGTCATAATTTTATGAAAAATCAATCTAGAAGACCTATGCGACAAAGAGCAGCAGAAGCTATTTTACGATTAATGGTAGGAGAAAATAATAAAACAAAAAAAATAAAAAAAACCACAAAAAGTAATAAAGAAAATACTTATGTTCAATCTTCAAAAGAATTAGAAACTTTTAAAGAAGAAGAAAGATATATGATCAACGGTGTTCTTACATTAGCCGGGCGTTCTATTAGAAGTATTATGACTCCACGAAGTAATATTTCTTGGGTAAACACAGAAAAAAACACTGATGAAATTCGAATGCAATTGTTAGACACACCACATAGCTTATTTCCAGTATGTAAAGGAGAACTAGATGAAATAATAGGTATTGTACGTGCTAAAGAATTATTAGTAGCTATTGAAAACAAAATAGATGTATCTACTTTTTCTAGTAAAATTCTACCAATTATTATACCAGATACGCTCGATCCTATCAATCTTCTTGGTGTGCTTCGTCGTGCACAGGGAAGTTTTGTAATTGTTAGTAACGAATTTGGAGTAGTACAAGGTTTAATTACTCCTCTAGATGTTTTAGAAGCTATAGCAGGAGAATTTCCAGATGCTGATGAAACTCCTGATATTATAAAAGAAAATAATAGTTGGTTAGTAAAAGGAGAGACTGACTTGCATTCATTACAACAACTACTAAATACTGAGGCACTAATTAAAGAAGATAATTATGCTTCTTTAGGAGGTTTATTAATTGCTCAGAAAGGTCAATTGCCTCTTCCAGGAGAAATAATTCATATATATCCTTTCTCTTTTCATATTGTTAAAGCAACAGAATATCGTATTGATTTAGTAAGAATTACTAAAAACAAAGATAATAATCAAGAAATATAAATAATTTTATAGAAAATAAAAAAATATATATTTTTAAGGTCAAAATAATTTCTGAGAAAAGCATGTCTAAAATAATTTTAGCAATTGATAGTTCGATTGATTGTTGTTCAGTTGCAGTTTATAAAAACAAATATATTTATTCTCTATCAGAGAAATGTAAAAAAAAACACACTTCTCAAATATTACCTATGATTCAAGAAACATTATTGAAAGCCAATACAGAATTTAAAAAATTAGATTATATTTCTTTTGCTAAAGGCCCTGGAAATTTTACAAGTATACGTATTGCAGCAAGTATTGCACAAAGTTTATCGTTCAGTTTAAAAATCCCTCTAATAAGTATTTCTACATTAGCTATTATGGCTGAAAAAGCATGGCGAAAATACAAACAAAAACAAATATTAGTTCTAATTAATGCAAAAAAAACAGAAGTATATTGGGGGCAATACATAAGAAATAAAGAATCTATTTGGATAGGAGAACACACTGAATCTTTGATGAAAAAAAAAATAATTATAGAAAAAATTAATAATTTAAAGAAAAAATGGACGCTTGTCGGTAATGAATCTCAACTTATTCAAGTTAAAAACTTTTTACATATAAATAATACTAAAATTTTTTCTCCTAATGCAAAAGATATAATTCCCTTTGCTTTATTAACAATAAAAAATAAAAAATTATTTTCACTTGAAGAAAATAGTATTAATTATTTATATGATAAATTTTAAAAAAAGATCTTATTATCTTGATAATATAAAAAAACAATCAATGCTGAAATATTAAACATACTTCAGTATTGATTGAACTAAATTATCATTAAATAATAAAAAATAAATTTTAATTATTTTATTAAAAATATATTTTTTAATAATTTAATCAGGCAAAACAATATTTAATTCTAATATAGAAATATCTTCATTTTTTTGTTCTAATTGAACTGTTACCATATTGGGTTCTATATTTACATATTTACAAATGACAGATAATATTTCACGTTTTAATTGTGGAAAATAATCCGGTTCATTATCATATTTTCTTTGTTCTGCAACAATTATTTGCAATCTCTCTTTTGCAACATTAGCAGTATTTTTGTTCCGGGATAAAAAAAAATCCAATAAAGCCATACCTATCTCCCGAATAAACGTTGTAAAAAACTTTTCTTTTCTTCTTCAATAAAACGAAACTGATGCTCTTCACCTAATAATCGATTTACAGTATCACTGTAAGCATGTCCTGCATTTGAATTCATATCTAATATTATAGATTCGCCTTGATTAGACGCACGAAGAACAGATGTATCTTCTGGAATCACACCTATTATAGGTATTTGAAGAATATCTAAAACGTCGGTCATACTTAACATTTCGCCTTTTTTTACACGTCTGGGATTATACCGTGTTAATAAAAGATATTCTTTAATAGGAGTTTTGTTTTGTTCAGCTCTTTTTGATTTTGATGCAATTATTCCTAAGATTCGATCAGAATCCCGTACTGAAGAAACTTCAGGATTAGTAGTAATAATTGCTTCATCAGCAAAATATATTGCTAAAATGGCACCTGTTTCGATTCCTGCAGGTGAATCACAAATAATAAAATCAAATTCCATTTTTATTAGCTCTGTTAAAACTTTCTCAACTCCTGTGGCTGTTAAAGAATCTTTATCTCGAGTTTGTGACGCAGGAAGTATAAATAAATTATTTGTTTTTTTATCTTTAATTATAGCTTGATTAAGAGTTGCATCACCTTGAATGACATTAATAAAATCATATACTACTCTACGTTCACATCCCATAATTAAGTCTAAATTTCTTAACCCTATATCAAAATCTATAACAATTGTTTTTTTGCCTTTTTGTGCTAAACCTGTTGCAATGGCTGCACTTGAAGTAGTTTTACCTACACCTCCTTTCCCTGAAGTTACTACAATGATCCGTGTCATATTAAAAATATCCTTAAAAAAACACACTCAACTGAGAGAATTGATAGTTAAAAATTTATTTTTTAAGTAAATTTGCGCTGATTTTCCGAAAAACTCTGATGGTATTTGGTCTGATAACCAATATTCCCCAGATATAGAGACTAACTCAGCAAATAATCCTGTGCAAAAAATTTTTCTTGATGAGTCTCCATTAGCACCTGCAAGTACTCTACCTCGAACTATACCATAAATATGAATATTTCCATCAGCTACTAATTCAGCACCAGCACTGACATTGTTTACAACTATTAAATCAGCGTGTTTAGCATAAATTTTTTGACCTGAACGTACAGGTATATCTATAATATGAGTTTTTTCTACTTTATTATTTATTGCTTTTTTTTCATTTTTTATGGGATTAATACAAAGATTGGTAACAAAATTATATTTTTTCTTTTTTCTTTCGGACAAAACAGGTAATCCGGAATCAATAATATTTTTTTTTAATATATTATCTTGACAGCCACTTACTCCTACAACGAAAAAACCATGAGAACTAATAGTGTCTTGTATTTTTTTCCAGTCTACTGTACTACATAATCTTGACACATTAATAATAATAGGTGCATTTTTAAAAAATTTTGGACATTCTTGAGTTTTTTTATATAATGATTCATTAATTAAATCTATATTTTGATTATTTAAATAAAGTACTAATAATGTAAAATTACTACTTTTAAGTTCGATAGATTTTTTTTGCATATTTATTGCTCAATGATATTAACTTATATGCATATAAAATTTATATACAAATATAATTTTTATTTTTTATATTCGATGAAAATTAATAAAATTTTACGCAGGTAAATTATAGTATAAATACTATATGATAACAATTTCTATTTTTTTATTAAAAATAAAAAATATATAAAAAAAATCTTATGAAATACATGAACATTTTTAATAAAAATAATGATAAGTCATAAATTTATTAAAATTTACAAGGAAAAGTATTATTTTGTTAATATCTAAAAATAGTCAACTTATACTACGTCATAGCGAAATATTTCAAACAAAAAAAGTTTTCTTTTCAGGGAATATACAAGATGATTTCCCTCTACATTTATACACTATTATTACAAAAATAAATCTTCAAAAAAAAAATAATTATATCAGTTTCAAAAAACAAAATAAAAATATTGATGTTTATAATAATTTATTAGTTTCTCAGGAAATGACAAATAATTGCGATACAATAATTTATTATTGGCCTAAAGATAAATCTGAAGCAAAATTTCAATTGATCAATATTATTTCGTGCTTTCCAATTAATACAGAAATATTCATTGTAGGAAATAATTCGAGTGGAGTCAAAAGTGCCCCATCAATTTTTAACAAATGGATTGAAATAAATAAAATTGAAAAAGCTAAACATTCTATTTTAATTTCCGGTTTTATTAAAAAAAATAGCGTTTTTATATTAGAAGATTTTTTTAAAACGCATATATGGGAAAATTTAATTATAAAATCACTACCAGGAGTTTTTGGCCACAAAAAAATAGATGAAGGAAGTAAATTGCTCGTTTCTACTTTTTCAAGAAAAATAACAGGAAATGTTTTAGATATAGGTTGCGGGACAGGATTTTTATCAGTATCTTTATTGTATTCTTCGCCAAATGTAAAATTAACGTTAGTCGATAATAGTCTGTGTGCATTAAAATGTAGCCAAGAAACACTTGATTATAATAAATTAACAGGGGAAATAATTTATAGCAATTTGTACTCAAACATCTTTAAAAAATTTAATTTAATTATTTCTAATCCACCTTTTCATCATGATTTAAAAACAAATTTTAATATTATAGAAGAAATGATCCGTAATTCTCGAAAATATTTAATGTTAAAAGGAGAGCTGAGATTTGTAACAAATAGTTGTTTTAAATATGATTTCTTATTAAAGGAATTTTTTAAGAAACATTGCATACTAAAGAAAACAAGTAAATACAAAGTATATCAAGCTTTTTTATAACGCTTGTAATTTTTTTGGTACCCGGAGCGGGACTTGAACCCGCAAAGCTATAAAGCCGAGGGATTTTAAGTCCCTTGTGTCTACCAATTTCACCATCCGGGCGTAAAAAATTTTAGAGGCGTATCCCGGAATCGAACCGGGTTATACGGATTTGCAATCCGCTACATATCCAATCTGCCAATACGCCTATAATTTTATTATAGAAAAAAAAAAGAAAAATTACAAATAAAAAGATAATTTTTTTAAAAAAATAAATTTATACAAATAAAATAAAATTACCTTTGCAATAAATAATATAATGATTTATCATTATATGAATAATTTATTGTATTATTTATAAATCATTGTCTTGTGTTTACATCGGAGAGATGGCCGAGCGGTTTAAGGCAGCGGTCTTGAAAACCGCCGACGAGAAATCGTCCGAGAGTTCGAATCTCTCTCTCTCCGAAAAAAATATATCAGACTTTAACGAACTGCGCTAAATAAAATTTATTGCATATCAGACAAAACTTCAATTTCAACACGACGATCCGGAGCTAAACAACTAATTAGCAAAGGTCTATTTCCTATATCTTTACATACTTGATTAGTTAATGGATATAAATTCCCCATACCTTTAACAGTAATGTTTTCTTCAGAAAAACCTCGAGACGTTAGATAATTTTTAATACTATAGGCTCGATCTTCAGACAATTTTTGATTATATTCCTCATTACCTATTCTATCAGAGTGCCCTAAAAGAATAATAGAAATATTTTTTAATTTCATGTCTTTAATGTCATTATCTAATTTATTTAATTTATCATAAGAAATAGGTTTTAATTTTGCACTATTAAAAGGAAAATTTATGTTTTCATTTAATACGCTATATTGTGTATTTGTTAATTCAGAATCATCAGATATAAACATATCATTCATGTTTGATGTTCCAAACTTCCATCCAATAGATATAACTGCATCTCCCGAAGAAGGTTTCATGGATCGATCTATTATATTTTTAACACTATTTTTCCAATTATAATCTAATCTAGTGATAAATTTATCATTAAAAATATACTCAGCACCCAAAGAAACACTCGGAAATAGTGATGTATTTTTAGTAAATAAGTTTTTAAAAACATTTGTAGAAGTGAGATCATCCCATAAAAATATTCCACCTAATTTCGTGTAAAGATGAAAATCATTCGTAATTGGATATGATAACTTGGTTGCTAATTTAAGATTGTTAAATTGCACATGTTCTGCATTCTTTTCAAACATAAAATGAGGGAAAAAACCATTAGTATCATTTTCTACTTCAAAACCAAAATATGGATTAAATTCATATCCTAAAAACAAACCAATAATTGGAGCATTAAAATTTTCTGTCAAAAAATTACTATCATTGACTTGAGAATGATTCATATCAGATTGTATAGGATTAAAATGAGACCATCCCAGTTTTGTACCTAAGTACCATCCATTTTGTTCGTCAGCCTGAACAGGGGTAATTAAGCTTGCTAATAATAATACGATAGCAAGAGCTTTTTTTTTCATTTGAAACTCCATTGTTTTTAGATGAACTATAAGAAACATGAAATTTATATAATATTATATAATAAATATTATATTAATCATATATCAATGAAAAATAATCATTAATATGTGATTAGTATAATACTACCTTATTTAAGAAAATTTATAAGAAAAACTTAACAAACGTACTCCTAAAAAATTTAACATTAAAAAATATACAATCCCCGAAACTAATAATACTAAGAACAAACGGATCATTTTATTAAAAAATGAACCTATATTCCACAGTGGCATCATATGTAATATAAAAAATAAAATTATAATCATTACTAAAGTAGATAAAATTATATGAATAATAAAAATTAATTCTTTATATGTAAAAGATATAATTTTTCTTCGATGTAATTTCCAATAAAGCAATAAAAAATTTATCCAACTAGATATGCTAATAGATAAAGCAAGACCAGCATGTTTAAAATAAAACACAAAAAATGGATTCATTAATTGAGTCAAAACAAGCGTGAATAATGAAATCTTCATAGGAGTATTTATTTCTTCACAAGCATAAAAAGCAGAAGCTAAAATTTTTACTAAAATAAATGAAATCAAGCCAAAAGAATATAATTTTAATGAAGTTCCTGTCATTAAAACATCGATATCTGTGAATTTCCCATATTGAAAAAGAACTGTAATTATTGGTGTTGAAAGAAAAAAAATTATTGCTGCAGTCGGTAAAGATAAAATTAAACTAATACGAAAACCCCAATTAAATATTTTTTTATATTCTGATATTACACCGTTTTTATAATTTTTAGTCAGAGATGAAAACAAAATAGTGCTTAACGAAACACCTAATATACCTACTGGAAATTCTATTAACCGATCAGCATAATATATCCAAGATATTGATCCAGCATTAAGTAAGGAACTAAAAATAGTATTAATTATTAAGGAAACTTGATTTGCAGAAGCTCCTAAAATAGCAGGCCCCATTTTTCTTAAAACTCTTAACAGACCAATGTTGTTCCAACGAAAATTTGGTATTACTAACATATTTATTTTATATAAAAAAGGAAGTTGATAACAACATTGAATTAAACCGCCTATAATCACTGCCCATGCCAAAGAAATAATGCTGGGATTAAAAAATGTACTAAAAAATATAGAAAAAATAATAATACTAATATTTAAAAATATTGGTGAAAAAGCTGGAATAGAAAAATAATTCCAACTATTTAAAATAGATGAAAAAAATGAAGATAAAGAAATTAATAAAATGTAAGGAAACATTATTGTTAACAAATTTGCAGACAATATTAATTTTTCAGGTATTTTTGAAAAACCTGGCGCACTTATTGAAATTACAAATTGAGAAAAAAACATTCCTAAAATAGTTATTAAAAATAAAAAAAAGATCATAAAACTAGATATGGAAGAAATAAAATCTTGTAAATTTTTTTTATTTTCATTAGTTTTATATTCCATTAAAACAGGTATAAAAGCCTGAGAAAATGCACCATCAGAAAAAATACGACATAATAAATTAGGAATTTTAAAAGATATAAAAAAAGCATCAGTAAACATAGAAGCACCAAAAATACTCGCAATTAAAATATCTCGAACAAAACCTAATATACGAGAGATTAAAGTCATAAAACTTACAGATATTAAAGATTTTAAAAGATTCATTCCTAACTAACCTATAATCATAAAAAAATATTTCTGTTTTTTTAATTATACAATCATTTAAAGATCAATCTTAATTTTTTGGAATAATTATAAAAATATTTATAACATGTACATTTTAAAAAATTAATTGAACTAATCACTAACAATAATTTTTTATATTACATATTTATTTTAAAAAAATAAATGAAATAATATAGCCTAAATACTTTAAAAAAATTAAATTAATATTTAAAATCAGTTTAATAATTATAATTATATAAAAAAAGCAAAAAGAAAATGTCTGAATTTGTAAAAAAAATAAAAATAAAAAAACCTGATGATTGGCATGTTCATTTAAGAGACAATAATATTTTGAATAAAGTTATTAAATATACTGGAAAATTTTATAAAAGAGCTATCATTATGCCCAATCTTAATAATCCTATCACAAATTGTTTAAAGGGTATTTCTTATCGTAATAGAATTTTAAATGCAATGCATGTAAATTATGAATTCCAGCCATTGATGACTTGTTATTTAACTCGATCTACTATACCACAGGAATTGGAATTAGGTTTTTCTAAAAAAATATTTATTGCAGCTAAATTCTATCCTGATTGTTCTACAACTAATTCAAAAACTGGTATAAAAAAAATTAGTGATATTACTTCTGTCTTAGAATGCATGGAAAGAATAGGAATGCCATTACTGATTCATGGTGAAGAGATTTGTCAAAATATTGATATTTATGATAGAGAAGCAAAATTTATTGAAAAAACATTGGATCCCTTACGGAACAAATTCCCAAAGTTAAAGATAGTTTTAGAACACATCACAACTAAAGAATCCATAGAATATATAAAAAAAAGTGATTTTAATTATTTATCTGCAACTATTACACCACATCATTTAATACTAAATCGTAATGATATGTTTTCTGGTGGAATTCAGCCATATCTTTACTGTTTGCCAATTTTAAAAAAATATACACATCAAATAGCTTTAAGAAAAGCTATATCTAAAGGAGATAAACATTTTTTTTTAGGAAGCGATACTGCTCCACATTTTCATAAAAACAAGATTAATATTTTTGGTTGTGCTGGTATATTTAATGCTCCATCTTCTCTATTGTCTTATGTTGAAGTTTTTGAAGAAATGAATGCTTTAAAACATTTGGAATCTTTTTGTTCTAAAAACGGTCCAAAATTTTATAATATGCCTATTAATAAAGAAACTATCACTATAGTAAAAAAACCATGCAGGATTGTAAAAAGAATAAATGTTGGAAAAGATGTCATCATTCCCTTTTTATCAGGTAAAACTTTACGTTGGTCTCTTGATGATAAATGCTAATTCACTATTTTTATATTAATTTTTTAAATCTCCATTCAAATTATAAGTAATAGCTGTTTTATGTGATGGAAACAACTCTAAAAAATGTTGATTTAAATAAAATTTTTTATTTAAAAGAATTTTATTCTTTAGATTTAATCTTTTTAAAAAAATACACTTTTTTATGATTTGATTCCAATAATTATTTAATTGATAATGATTTTGATAAGGTGCAAAAATACCGATTTTTTTTTCAAGAGATAATCTATCTTGACTTAGAATGGTTAATTTCTTAAAACATGATGTTTTTTTTTCAATTAAATATAATAGATTTTCATTAGAAGTCTCACTGTTTGATAAATTATGATATTCTTGTGTGAATATATCTTCTAAAGAATTCAATATGATTTTTATTTTTTTTATTGCTTCTATTAATGTTTTCATTTTTTATATTTAAAAAAAAATTTTATATAACATATTTACATAAAGATACAATTACATCAATAAAAAAAAATAATTTTTATAAAGAGACTATAACTTCACCATTTTTATTAATGATTCCATTAATAATTTTTCCTGTTTTTGTTTGAACACGTATGTTCTCATGAATAGCACCATTACTCAATGATTTTGCTCTGGAAAAAATCGTAAAATTATGACCATCAATAATAACAGTCACCTGTTGATTAACTTTAACCATCCAAAATGGATGTGTCATTAAAGATGTTATAGGTTGCAATGGCAAAAAATCACGTAGATTTACTCTATTTATAACATCTTTTTTATTACGAAAGGTATTATTAGGTAGTTTATCTAAACGTCCTATTAAAACTTTTAAATCAGATTCTTTGATTATAGTACCTCGAGGAATTTTTCTATTTGCTGCAATATACTCTCCTTCAGATTGAATTTCTACTGTTAGATAGTAATATTGTTTGTTACAAGTTAAAAGAACATCAATCAAACCTAATTTACGAAAATTATTTAAAAGAGAAAAAATAGGTTTTTTGCAAGAAATATTTTTTTTTAATGGAGTACGTAATATGATACTGATATGATCTTTATTAGAAGGGTACTGTTGTTTTAAAAAAATATTTAATTGTCGAGTTAAATCAAAAAAATTAAATTTTTGTACAGTTGTACCAATAGAATTAACTGTAAAAGATGTAAATAATAAAAACAAATAAATTATCATTTTTATGATTATCATTTTTTTCCTTGATTTATATTAATTAAATGATTTATAAATACAGTGTTTTTAAGAACATTTTCTTGATAGAAAATATTTAATAAAGGTATAATAAAAATACTTTTTTATTTTTAAGTACATCCTTTTAAATCTTTTGTTTTTAAATTTATTAAAATTTTTTATATTATGATGCTTAGGATAACAATATGTTTAATAAAATAGATCAAATTTTTAATTTTAACCAACAGGCATTAAATCTTTATGCTAAACGTCAAGAAATATTATCTTCAAATATTGCTAATGCTGATACGCCAGGATACAAGTCAATAGACTTTAATTTTAAAGATGAACTTAGTAAAATGTTATATAATAAAAATGCAAAAAACACAGGTGTTTTTTTAAAAAAAACATCTCCTTATCATTTAAACGCAACAAATAAAAATGTTTTTTTATTAAAAACTCTACCTGTTATTACAAATCAAATGAAACAAGATGGTAATACGGTAAATATGGATAGAGAAAGGATTGAATTCATAAATAATAGTTTAAAATATCAATCTAGTTTAGTATTTATGCAAAACGAAATTAGAAATATTATGCGCGTATTAAAAGGATAATGTAAATCATGTCTCTGCTAAATATATTTAATATTGCAGGTTCAGCAATGACTGCTCAGTCACAAAGAATAAATGTAATTGCTAGTAACTTAGCAAATATGGATACTACAATATACAAAAATGGAAAATTCTATCCATATATTGCAAAAAAAGTGGTTTTTGAATTAGATCCTTTAAAAAATTCGAAAATAGGCGGTGTGAAAATATCTGCTATAATAGATAATCCTAGTCCAATGAAAAAAATATATGATCCAAATAATCCTATGGCTGATAATAAAGGTTATGTTTTAACTTCAAATGTGAATCCCATTACAGAAATTGTCAATAATATTTCCGCAGCAAGAAGTTATCAAGCAAATATAGAAGTATTAAAAACAGCTAAAACCATGATAATGAAAACACTAACCATTAGTGAATAACGGAGACAAAATGAGTATTGCTATCGATGCCCATTCATCTAATATAGATTTACCTGTAGACAATAGATTTGCAAAAAACAAAGGACATGATTTACAAAATAACATTAATCCACTAGATTTACAAAAAAACTTTTTAAGTTTGCTTGTTGCACAAATTAAAAATCAAGATCCAACTGATCCTATTAAAAATTCTGATTTAACATCACAATTAGCTCAAATTAATACAGCAAGTGGGGTTGAGAGACTAAATAATACAGTAATAAAATTCTCTAATGAAATTGCTGCAAATCAAAATATTCAATTATCTTCATTAATCGGACGTCATGTAACAGTTCCTAGTAAAAAAATAATGCATACCAAAGATAGTGAAACAAAATTTGGTATAGAATTAATGGGAAATGCCACTTCAATTAAAATACAAATTACAGATGAAAAAAATAAAATTTTATATTTAAAAACAATATCAAAAGATATAAAAGCAGGGAGATATACTTTTATATGGAACGGTAAGGATTTAAATAAAAAAAGCTTGACCACTGGAACATATAATATTTCAGTTAAAGCTCAAAACAAAGAACAAAATGTTCCTGTTCAAAGTCTGAGTGAAGCCTTAGTCAATAGCATTATTATATCTTCTGAAGAGCCTATTATAGATTTAGGAAAATTAGGAAAAACAATCGCTTCAGACATTCGTGAGATCCTTAAATAAGAAAATTTTATTTAATACAAATGAAAAGGGAACAAATTTATGTCAAGTATGGCAGCTATAAGTGGTTTACTAATTAATAATGATTATATAGATATAATATCAAATAATATCGCTAATGCATCTACGATAGGATATAAATCTAGAAAACCAATTTTTTTTGATATGTTTTCTCATTCATTTTATTCTAATAATCCTAATGGATATGGTGTTAGAATTTTTAATGTTACACCAAACTTTAACAATGGAATGTTAGTTGAAACTGGTAGGGGTTTAGATTTAGGAATTATAGAAGATGGATTTTTCCGTGTTTTAGATTCTCAAGGTCAGGTGCATTATACAAGAGACGGTCAATTCTTACTTGATAAGAACAAGAACATTGTTAATATGCAAGGAATGTATCTCACCGGGCAAAACAAATTTTATTCAAACAATACTTTTAATGGTCTATCTAACTTGGAACCTATTAATTTAAAAAATGCTCATGTACTAAAAGAAAAACCTACTTCTGAAATAACATTAAAAGCTATTTTAAATCGTAATACTCATTCAATGGAAAATATAGATAGTTCTGATAATAACTCATCCGGAAGAGAAGACTATACTACTACTATCAGTATCTATAATAAAGATGGCATACAAGAACAAATCAAGATCTCTTTTAATAAAATAGAAAATAATATATGGAAAGTTAATGTAAATTCAAATGAATCTAATGATCAAAAAAGTATAAATAATAGTTTTGATTTAAAATTTGATTCTGATGGCGAATTAATTTCTAATACAAGTTTTACTATTGAATCAAAAAACCCTAAAAAATACGATAATATCGTACTCAACTTAACTGGTACTATAGAACAATCTGATACTGATAATTCTTTTGAAGAATACACTCAAAATGGATATGCCCAAGGCATATTAAAAACATTTAATGTTTTTCCAAATGGTGAAATTGTTGGTACGTATTCAAATAATAGACAACAAGGAATTGGACGAATACTATTATCAAAATTCATCAATCCCGAAAAACTACAGCCTGAAAGTGGTAATCTATGGTCAGCTAATTCGGAATCGGGTTCCGAAATCATTGAAACAACAGGCGATAAAGATGTTGAAATTTTAACTGAAAAAACTTTAGAAGCATCTAATGTTGATTTAAATAAAGAGTTAATAAATATGATTATAGCGCAGCGTAACTATCAATCAAATGCTCAATCTTTTAAAACAGAAGATAAAATAATTAATACATTAATAAATTTACGATAATTTAACAAAATGGGATTTAAGAACATAATGGAGAATACGATATATCAATCTATGATTTCTGCGAATCAATTATTAGAAAAACAAACTATTATTTCTAAT
It includes:
- a CDS encoding flagellar hook capping FlgD N-terminal domain-containing protein, which encodes MSIAIDAHSSNIDLPVDNRFAKNKGHDLQNNINPLDLQKNFLSLLVAQIKNQDPTDPIKNSDLTSQLAQINTASGVERLNNTVIKFSNEIAANQNIQLSSLIGRHVTVPSKKIMHTKDSETKFGIELMGNATSIKIQITDEKNKILYLKTISKDIKAGRYTFIWNGKDLNKKSLTTGTYNISVKAQNKEQNVPVQSLSEALVNSIIISSEEPIIDLGKLGKTIASDIREILK
- the flgC gene encoding flagellar basal body rod protein FlgC; its protein translation is MSLLNIFNIAGSAMTAQSQRINVIASNLANMDTTIYKNGKFYPYIAKKVVFELDPLKNSKIGGVKISAIIDNPSPMKKIYDPNNPMADNKGYVLTSNVNPITEIVNNISAARSYQANIEVLKTAKTMIMKTLTISE
- a CDS encoding flagellar hook protein FlgE codes for the protein MSSMAAISGLLINNDYIDIISNNIANASTIGYKSRKPIFFDMFSHSFYSNNPNGYGVRIFNVTPNFNNGMLVETGRGLDLGIIEDGFFRVLDSQGQVHYTRDGQFLLDKNKNIVNMQGMYLTGQNKFYSNNTFNGLSNLEPINLKNAHVLKEKPTSEITLKAILNRNTHSMENIDSSDNNSSGREDYTTTISIYNKDGIQEQIKISFNKIENNIWKVNVNSNESNDQKSINNSFDLKFDSDGELISNTSFTIESKNPKKYDNIVLNLTGTIEQSDTDNSFEEYTQNGYAQGILKTFNVFPNGEIVGTYSNNRQQGIGRILLSKFINPEKLQPESGNLWSANSESGSEIIETTGDKDVEILTEKTLEASNVDLNKELINMIIAQRNYQSNAQSFKTEDKIINTLINLR